A segment of the Streptomyces sp. NBC_01235 genome:
GTCCCACAAGTGGGGCGTCCGCCTGCGCCGGAGGCCCACCAGCACGGTCTCGCTGGTGATGGGTCCGCCTGCGGCGCCGAAGGCGGCTCGGAACAGGCTGCGCCTGGAGGTCACCCAACGCGACTGGGAACAAGGCGAGTTCCTCGACGCCGGCGGTAACGAGTTCCACGTCACGTGCTGACTCCTGGCTGCCCCCCGCCCAGCGCCTGTTTCGACTGCTCCATCAGGCCGGCGCGAACTGGCATCCGGCACGTGATCCCGGAGAAGATCGACAGCCGACTCGATACGACAAGCGCGGACACGCCTGTCCGGGCACGCCAACTGCGGCCGCACCTCTCATCCGGCTCCGCTCCTGATCAGGGGCACGGCCTGTCCGACCTTCGCGGGGACCACCACGGTCGTGTCAGCATCGGCCTCCATCAGCAGGGCGCCGCCCCGCGCCCATACTGCCGAGCGGCCACGGCCCGTCCACGCACCAGCCGGGCCGGGGCGTCGAAATGGGTGCCGGCCTGCTCGCCACTGCGGAAGTTGTTCCAGTACCAGGCCGGCCCTCGGTCGTCGTACCCGCTGATCTCGTCCAGTTCGAACACCGCCGTCCGGCCCAACGCGGGCGGCAGCCGGATCACCGGTGTCGAGGACGACAACGGCGAGGTGAGGTCGACGACTTCGATCGACCCGCCGCGCAATCCGGACACCAGCGCGGCGAGGACGAACGGTTCGGACATGGGGCCACCTGGCAGACCGCGGAACACAACGGAACTCACGGCAGCACGCACAACAGAACTCAAGGCATGGCACCCTGATATGACGGCTATTCAGGCATCGACACACGAGGAGTCCATAGTGCTCGCTCGGAGTTCGGCGATGGTGTGCGCGGCCGGCGTGCTGGCCCTGGCCGGCTGCTCCAACGGAGGCGGCGGGAGTGCGACGGAACCGACGGACACCGGGTACGCCACGGTGACAGTTCCCTCCGCCCCACCGTCGACGTCCCCTCCCGCTGCCCCTCCCTCCCCCTCACCCTCCGGGTCGGTTCCGGTGTCCACGAGCCCATCGCCGGTACCCGTCACCGGCCCGGATCAGAAGCTGGTGACCATGACCGTCAGCGGCGGCCTCGCCGGGGTGAACCGGGAGGTGGTCCTCCGGGGCGACGGCACCGTCCGCACCGCGAACCGGGGCGAGTCCGCGGTGCGCCGCACCACGACGGCCCAGTTCACGAGGCTGCGCACGCTGCTCGGTGATCCGGAGCTCGACGACGTCCCCGCGGTCACGAGGGACACGGGGGCAGCCGACATGTTCCAGTACACGCTCCGGTTCGACGGCCGCACGGTCATGACGGACCGCTCCGCCGACGAGCCCGCGCTCGACCGCCTCATCGACGCCCTGGAGAAGTGGCTGCCCACGAACTGACCTCCGTGTCTGTCACGGATGCGTCCCCAACTCTTGACGGCGGTCCTATGACTGCGTAGACATGACAGCGCAGACATGACTGCGCAGTCATGCGCACGGCGTCTGCCATCATCGGTACCAAGGTCCGGCCACCAGGGAGACACCATGACGCGAGGAACAGGGCGGGGCGGGAGTTCCGCCGCGCCGCGCAGCGTGGACGTGGCCCGCCTGGCCGGCGTCTCCCAGAAGACGGTTTCCCGGGTCTTCAACGACGAGCAGTACGTCTCCGCCGACGTGCGCCGGCGCGTCCTGGAAGCCGCGGAAACACTCGGCTACCGGCGCAACAACGCCGCCCGGGCACTGGCCTCCGGGCGGACCCGCTCCATCGGTGTGGTGACACTGGGCACGGCTCTGTACGGCCCCGCCTCACTGCTCATGGGTGTCGAGCGGGCCGTGCGGGACACGGGATACGCGCTCCGTGTGGTCAACACGATGGAGGGCGACCCGGCGGGCATCGCGGGAGCCGTGGACTCGCTCCTCGACCAGGGCGTGGACGGCATCGTCATCTCCGAACCGATAGACGAGCAGGGAGACGACGGTGAGGTCACCCTCCGCGTCGACGTGCCCGTCCTCGTCCTCGGCGCACCGTCGCCCGTCGCCGCGCCCACCGTGCTGACCGCGGGCGACGGAGCCGACCTGATGGCCCGTGCCGCCACCGAACACCTGCTGGGTCTCGGACATGCGACGGTCCATCACCTTGCCGGTCCCCAGCGCTGGTATGCCGCCCGGGACCGGCTGGAAGGCTGGCGGACGACGCTGACCGCCCATGGCAGGGACGTGCCGCCGGTCGTCGAGGGCGACTGGTCGGCCGCGTCCGGTTACGCGGCGGGACGCGAACTGGCCGCGGACGGCGACGTCACCGCGGTGTTCGCCGCCAACGACGACATGGCGATCGGTCTGATCCGCGCGCTGACGGAGGCCGGCCGGCGGGTGCCGGAGGACGTCAGCGTGGTCGGCTTCGACGACATTCCGGTCGCCGCCTATGTGACTCCTCCGCTGACCACGGTGCCGCAGCCGTTCGACGCCGTGGCGCACGAGGGACTCAAGCGTCTGCTGCACTCCATCGAGAACCCGGACGACGCCCCCTTGCCGGCGAGCGACCCACCGGTCGACCTCGTCGTCCGCGCCTCGACCGCGCCCCCGCCGAACCGGACGACCCCGGCTCGCGGACGGCGCCCCGCCTCCCGCTCCCGCAGAGGTACGCCCACTCCTCCGCTCCCGAACGGAGGCCCCGCCACTCTCCGCTGAACCGCACGACCACCCCGACTCGGCCCAGCCGACAGCCCCAGAACCCGGCACCAAGCACCACGCACCCATGGCCGTGCGCGTGATCCGAAGACGAGCCGCCCCACCCCTCGCGCCCGCGCCTCTCCCGAGCACCCCGTCGCCCGCGCCGTACCGGGCCGCACCGAGCCGCCCCTGAGACGCAGTGGGCCCCGAGCCAGGTCACCGCACCTTCGCTCCCTTCCCCTCCTCCTCCCCTGTTCCACCATGCCCCCGCACGCCCTCGCCAGGCGTGCCGCGATCATCGCCTCCGGCGGGAGTTCACCATGCCCAGAATCACGTCCTCATCCATGTCCGGCCCCTCTCCGATGAGCCGTCGGCTGTTCCTCACCGCGACGGGCGCCCTGTCGCTCGGCGCCGCCCTGACCGCCTGCGGCGGCGGTGACTCGGGCGGTTCCTCCGCCTCCGCCAAGCCGGTCGGCCAGGCCGACGTCGACAAGGCGATGAAGACGCCGACGGAGCTGACGTTCTGGACCTGGGTCCCGAACATCGACAAGGAGGTCGCACTCTTCGAGGCGAAGTACCCGGCCGTCAAGGTCAAGGTCGTCAACGCCGGCCAGGGCACCCCGCAGTACACCAAGCTGCGCACCGCGCTGAAGGCCGGCAGCGGTGCCCCGGACATGGTGCAGATCGAGTACCAGGCCATTCCGACCTTCACGATCACCAACAGCCTGCTGGACCTGCGACCGTACGGCGCCTCCGCGCTCAAGTCCACGTTCGTCGACTGGACCTGGGGCCAGGTCAGCGGCTCGGGCGGTGAGGTCTGGGCGATACCCCAGGACACCGGTCCGATGGGCATGCTGTACCGGCAGGACATCTTCGACGCGCACGGCATCCAAGTACCCAAGACCTGGGACGAGTTCGCGGAAGCGGCCCGCAAGCTGCACCAGGCCGACCCGGACGTCTACCTCACGAACCTCGCGGCCAACCAGGTCGCCGCCTGGCACGGCCTGTTGTGGCAGGCGGGCGCGAAACCGTATGTCACGTCCGGCAAGAGCGACATCACCATCAGCGTCGACGACGCGGTGTCGAAGAAGCTCGGCGCGTACTGGGGCGGGCTCGCGAAGGAAGGGGTCATCGGCGTCGAGCCGGACTTCACCGACTCCTGGTACGCAGCCCTCAACAAGGGCAAGTACGCCACCTGGATCACCGCCGCCTGGGGACCCGTCTTCCTCTCCGGCTCCGCCAAGGCCACCGCCGGCAAATGGCGGGCTGCCCCGCTGCCGCAGTGGGACGCCGCCAAGCCCGGTTCGGGCAACTGGGGCGGCTCCACCACCGCCGTCATCCGATCCACCAAGAACCCGATCGCGGCGGCGATGTTCGCACAGTTCCTCAACAGCGACCCGGCGAGCGCGAAGATGTTCGCCACCGAGCAGTTCTTCTTCCCCGCGACCAAGGCCCTGCTCACGGACGCCGAGTTCGTCTCGGACGCCCCGTCCTTCTACGGCGGCCAGAAGGTCAACCAGGTCTTCGCCGACATCAGCTCCACGGTCAACTCCTCCTTCCAGTGGCCCCCGTTCCTCGACCAGGCGGCGACCGACTGGACCGAGACCGTCGGCAAGTCCCTCGCCGACAAGTCCGACACGGTCGCCGCGCTCGGCACCTGGCAGTCACGGCTCAGCACGTACGCCAAGGGCCAGGGCTTCACCGTCAAGGGGAGTTGAGATGGGCCGTCGTCGGGCGGCAGGACCGCTGTTCGTCGCACCGTTCATGGTGCTGTTCCTCCTGCTCTTCCTCGCCCCGCTCGTCTACGCCGCCTACCTCAGCCTCTTCCAGGAGCGCCTGATCGGCGGGACGGTGTTCGTCGGCCTCGACAACTACGTCCAGGCGCTGAAGGATCCGCTGCTCCTCCACGGTGTCGGCCGCGTCGCGTTGTTCTTCGTGATCCAGGTCCCCTTCATGCTGCTGCTGGCGCTGCTGTTCGCGCTCGCGCTCGACAGCGGGCTGCTGCGGCTCGCCCGCGTGATCCGGCTCGGCATATTCGTCCCGTACGCCGTCCCGAGCGTGGTCGCCGCGCTCATGTGGGGCTACCTGTACGGACCGGACTTCGGCCCGTTCGCCCAGCTCGGCCGGAAACTGGACCTGCCGGTCCCCGACTTCCTCGGCGACGGCTGGATGCTCGCCAGCCTGGCGAACATCGTGACCTGGGAGTTCGTCGGCTACAACATGATCATCCTGTATGCCGCACTGCGCACCGTCCCCCAGGAGCTGTACGAGGCGGCCGCGGTGGACGGCGCCGGTGCCTGGCGCGTCGCCTGGTCGATCAAGCTGCCCGCGCTCCGGCCGGCTCTGCTGCTCACCCTGCTGTTCTCCGTCATCGGCAGCTTCCAGCTGTTCAACGAGCCGAACCTGCTGATGAAGATCGCCCCGGACGTCATCAGCAGCTCCTACACCGCCAACCTCTACGCCTACACGCTCGCCTTCACCGGCCAGCAGGTGAACTACGCGGCCACGGTGTCCTTCCTCCTCGGCCTCGTCATCGTGACCGCCTCCTACGCCGTCCTGCTCACCGCGAACCGCAGGAGGACCCCGTGACGACGAAAGCCCCGGCGACGCCGGTGGCACCGACGGCGGCGACGCCGGGGCACACCGCGCCTTCGAAAAGGCGCCCGGTCCACCGCAGCACCCCTCTGACGATCGCCATGCTGGCCGCCCTGGCCTACTTCCTCCTCCCCCTGCTCTGGCTGCTGATCGCCTCGACCAAGAGCACCCAGGACCTGTTCAACAGCTTCGGCCTGTGGTTCTCGCACGCCCCCCAACTGCTGACGAACGTCCATGACACCCTCACCCAGGACGACGGCGTCTTCGTGCACTGGCTGCTCAACACGGTGATGTACGCCGGGGGCAGCGCGCTCGGGGCCGCACTCCTCGCGGCCGCCGCAGGGTACGGGTTCGCCAAGTTCCGCTTCCGCGGCGACCGGGCCGCCTTCAACCTCGTCCTCGGCGCCGTGATGGTCCCGACCACCGCCCTGGCGATCCCGACCTACCTGCTCTTCGCCGAGGTGGGCCTGGTCAACACCCCCTGGGCCATCATCCTGCCCTCCCTGGTCAACCCGTTCGGTCTGTACCTCATGCGCATCTACGCCCAGGACGCCGTCCCGGACAGCCTCCTGGAGGCCGCCCGCATCGACGGCGCCGGCGAGGTCCGGATCTTCTTCCGGATCGCGCTGCGGCTGCTGAGCCCCGGCCTGGTGACGGTCCTGCTGTTCACGCTGGTGGCGACCTGGAACAACTACTTCCTGCCGCTGATCATGCTCAACGACCCGGACCTGTACCCCGTCACCGTGGGCCTCTCCTCCTGGGCCGCGCAGGCCCAGAACGGCGGGGCCGGCACCAGCAGCGACATGCTCGCGCTGGTCGTGACCGGCTCCCTGCTCTCCATCGTCCCGCTCGTCGTGGCCTTCCTGCTGCTCCAGCGGTACTGGCAGAGCGGCCTGGCCGCCGGCGGCGTCAAGCAGTAACCCTCCTCACCTCACTTCTCCTCCGGAGGTTCCCTTCATGGCGGATCTGCCCGCCCGCGTGCTCTTCGGCGCCGCGTACTACCACGAGTACCGGCCCCCGTACGGCAGCGAACAGCCCGACGAACGCCTCAAGACCGACCTCGACCTGATGGCCGACGCGCATGTCACCGTCATCCGGGTCGGCGAGTCGGTGTGGTCGACCTGGGAGCCCGAGAACGACGTCTTCGACCTCGACTGGCTCCAGCCGGTGCTCGACGGCGCCCACGAACGCGGTATCTCCGTCATCCTCGGCACCCCGACGTACGCCGTCCCGCCGTGGCTGGCCCGCCAGTACCCGGAGATCACCGGCGAGCGGCGCACCGGTGAGCGGATCGGCTGGGGCGCCCGGCAGGAGGTCGACTTCACGCACCCGGCCTTCCGCTTCCACGCCGAGCGGGTCATCCGCCAGATCGTCGCCCGGTACGCCGGCCATCCCGCGGTCATCGGCTTCCAGGTCGACAACGAGCCGGGCAACGAACTCCTGCACAACCACGGCGTCTTCCAGCGGTTCGTCGACCATCTGCGCGAGCAGTACGGCGACGTCGAGACCCTCAACCGCGAGTGGGGGCTCGTGTACTGGTCCCACCGCCTCTCCACCTGGGCCGACCTGTGGACCCCGGACGGCAACGTCCAGCCGCAGTACGACGTCGCCTGGCGCGCGTTCCAGGCCCGCCAGGTCACGGAGTTCATCAGCTGGCAGGCCGACATCGTCCGCGAGTACGCCCGTCCCGAGCAGTTCGTCACCACCTGCATCTCCTACACCCGTCCGGCGGTGGAGGACGACGAGCTGACCGACCGCCTCGACATCGCCGCCGGCAACCCGTACTACGGCATGCAGGACTCCCTGCTGCTGCCGGACCCCACGCCCGACGGCCACGAGCAGAAGTGGCAGACCACGGGCGTCTGGGCGCTTTACCAGACCGCCGACTGGATGTTCTCCTCCCGCCAGGAGCCGTTCCTGGTCACGGAGACCAACGCGGGCTCCATCGGCTTCCCCTGGGACAACCGGCCCGCCTACGACGGCCAGTGGCGCCAGGCAGCCTGGGCGCTGGTCGCGCGCGGGGCCCGCATGATCGAGTACTGGCACTGGCACACGCTGCACTTCGGTGCTGAGACCTATTGGGGCGGCATCCTGCCGCACACCGGACGGCCCGGCCGCGCCTACGCCGAACTCGCCCGGTTGGGCGCCGAGTTCGACACGGCCGGCCCGCTGGTCGCCGGGCTCGAGCCGGACGCCGACATCACGATGGTCTACTCGACGCCCAGCAAGTGGCTCATGCAGAAGTACCCGCCGCTCGCCGGGCCGGACGGCGCACCGGACCCGACCGCCTACCACCGTATCTTCGACCCCTTCTACCGGGGCGCCTTCGACGCCGACCGCCAGGTCCGCGTCGTGCACGCCCGCCGGCTGCACGACCCGTCCGGCGAGCGCGAGGGCCTGACACCCGAGGAGGCCGTCCGCCGTCACCCCGTCCTCGTCGTCCCGGCGCTGTACATCGCCGCCGACTCGACGCTCGACTGGCTCGCCGCCTACGCCCACGCCGGCGGCCATCTGGTCCTCGGCCCGCGCACCGGCTACGCCGACCACGAGGCCCGTGCCCGCGCCGAAGCGGCCCCGGGGCGTCTCACCGAGGCGGCGGGCGTCAGCTACGACGAGTTCAGCAACCTCGTCCGGGACGTGCCGGTGCGCACCGCGCCCGACAGCCCGCTCCGGTTGCCGCGGAACGCGACGGCGACGCGCTGGGCCGACGGCCTCACCGTCACCGACGCCGACGTCCTCGTCACCTACGACCACCCGCACTTCGGGCGCTGGCCCGCGGTCACCACCCACCGCCACGGCGAGGGCCGGGTCACCTACGTCGGCACCGTGCCGGGCCGTGACCTCGCCCGGGCACTGGCCGAGTGGCTGACGCCGTCCGCACGCCACGCCTGGGGCTCGCTCCCGGCGTCGGTCACCGCGACGACCGGCACCTCGCCCGACGGACGCCGCGTCCACATCGTCCACAACTGGGGCTGGGAACCCGTGGGCGTCCCCGCGCCGGTGGACCTCTCCGACGCCCTGACCGGCGCCTCCGTCCCCGCGGGCGCGGCGCTGGACCTCGGCCCGTGGGACGTACGCGTCCTCCACTCCTGATTCACCCCCGAGGAGGGGCTGTGCAAAGAAGAAGACTCGCGCGAACGCTGGGAACCTTCACCACGGCGTCGGCGCTGCTCCTGATCCCCATGGCGACAGCGCAGGCGTACAACCCGACGGGCGGGATCCTGTACCAGCTCGGC
Coding sequences within it:
- a CDS encoding carbohydrate ABC transporter permease, producing MTTKAPATPVAPTAATPGHTAPSKRRPVHRSTPLTIAMLAALAYFLLPLLWLLIASTKSTQDLFNSFGLWFSHAPQLLTNVHDTLTQDDGVFVHWLLNTVMYAGGSALGAALLAAAAGYGFAKFRFRGDRAAFNLVLGAVMVPTTALAIPTYLLFAEVGLVNTPWAIILPSLVNPFGLYLMRIYAQDAVPDSLLEAARIDGAGEVRIFFRIALRLLSPGLVTVLLFTLVATWNNYFLPLIMLNDPDLYPVTVGLSSWAAQAQNGGAGTSSDMLALVVTGSLLSIVPLVVAFLLLQRYWQSGLAAGGVKQ
- a CDS encoding ABC transporter substrate-binding protein; translated protein: MPRITSSSMSGPSPMSRRLFLTATGALSLGAALTACGGGDSGGSSASAKPVGQADVDKAMKTPTELTFWTWVPNIDKEVALFEAKYPAVKVKVVNAGQGTPQYTKLRTALKAGSGAPDMVQIEYQAIPTFTITNSLLDLRPYGASALKSTFVDWTWGQVSGSGGEVWAIPQDTGPMGMLYRQDIFDAHGIQVPKTWDEFAEAARKLHQADPDVYLTNLAANQVAAWHGLLWQAGAKPYVTSGKSDITISVDDAVSKKLGAYWGGLAKEGVIGVEPDFTDSWYAALNKGKYATWITAAWGPVFLSGSAKATAGKWRAAPLPQWDAAKPGSGNWGGSTTAVIRSTKNPIAAAMFAQFLNSDPASAKMFATEQFFFPATKALLTDAEFVSDAPSFYGGQKVNQVFADISSTVNSSFQWPPFLDQAATDWTETVGKSLADKSDTVAALGTWQSRLSTYAKGQGFTVKGS
- a CDS encoding beta-galactosidase; the encoded protein is MADLPARVLFGAAYYHEYRPPYGSEQPDERLKTDLDLMADAHVTVIRVGESVWSTWEPENDVFDLDWLQPVLDGAHERGISVILGTPTYAVPPWLARQYPEITGERRTGERIGWGARQEVDFTHPAFRFHAERVIRQIVARYAGHPAVIGFQVDNEPGNELLHNHGVFQRFVDHLREQYGDVETLNREWGLVYWSHRLSTWADLWTPDGNVQPQYDVAWRAFQARQVTEFISWQADIVREYARPEQFVTTCISYTRPAVEDDELTDRLDIAAGNPYYGMQDSLLLPDPTPDGHEQKWQTTGVWALYQTADWMFSSRQEPFLVTETNAGSIGFPWDNRPAYDGQWRQAAWALVARGARMIEYWHWHTLHFGAETYWGGILPHTGRPGRAYAELARLGAEFDTAGPLVAGLEPDADITMVYSTPSKWLMQKYPPLAGPDGAPDPTAYHRIFDPFYRGAFDADRQVRVVHARRLHDPSGEREGLTPEEAVRRHPVLVVPALYIAADSTLDWLAAYAHAGGHLVLGPRTGYADHEARARAEAAPGRLTEAAGVSYDEFSNLVRDVPVRTAPDSPLRLPRNATATRWADGLTVTDADVLVTYDHPHFGRWPAVTTHRHGEGRVTYVGTVPGRDLARALAEWLTPSARHAWGSLPASVTATTGTSPDGRRVHIVHNWGWEPVGVPAPVDLSDALTGASVPAGAALDLGPWDVRVLHS
- a CDS encoding LacI family DNA-binding transcriptional regulator: MTRGTGRGGSSAAPRSVDVARLAGVSQKTVSRVFNDEQYVSADVRRRVLEAAETLGYRRNNAARALASGRTRSIGVVTLGTALYGPASLLMGVERAVRDTGYALRVVNTMEGDPAGIAGAVDSLLDQGVDGIVISEPIDEQGDDGEVTLRVDVPVLVLGAPSPVAAPTVLTAGDGADLMARAATEHLLGLGHATVHHLAGPQRWYAARDRLEGWRTTLTAHGRDVPPVVEGDWSAASGYAAGRELAADGDVTAVFAANDDMAIGLIRALTEAGRRVPEDVSVVGFDDIPVAAYVTPPLTTVPQPFDAVAHEGLKRLLHSIENPDDAPLPASDPPVDLVVRASTAPPPNRTTPARGRRPASRSRRGTPTPPLPNGGPATLR
- a CDS encoding carbohydrate ABC transporter permease, coding for MGRRRAAGPLFVAPFMVLFLLLFLAPLVYAAYLSLFQERLIGGTVFVGLDNYVQALKDPLLLHGVGRVALFFVIQVPFMLLLALLFALALDSGLLRLARVIRLGIFVPYAVPSVVAALMWGYLYGPDFGPFAQLGRKLDLPVPDFLGDGWMLASLANIVTWEFVGYNMIILYAALRTVPQELYEAAAVDGAGAWRVAWSIKLPALRPALLLTLLFSVIGSFQLFNEPNLLMKIAPDVISSSYTANLYAYTLAFTGQQVNYAATVSFLLGLVIVTASYAVLLTANRRRTP